One genomic window of Cottoperca gobio chromosome 10, fCotGob3.1, whole genome shotgun sequence includes the following:
- the LOC115015169 gene encoding cyclic nucleotide-gated cation channel-like isoform X1: MCSMTGPVQDSHRLSVKTWTEEESDRADSTLSRAQSMCDDTSSELQRMAAIERRDINSQNSLHGRGALSRIVSMVMTLREWAQKSLADETERPDSFLERFRGPTDTDIQAPPSRFSHNQTGSDMDHEIRRSRRTWRKCNVQVLSPSDDAYYHWLIVIGAAVFYNWTLLVVRACFDELQMRNVLMWLILDYICDGVYILDIAIRLHTGFLDQGLMVKDMRRLRESYIRTLQCKLDIVSILPTDLLYLAVGMSYTPLLRFNRLLRLPRLFEWFERTETRTGYPNAFRICKLVLYILVIIHWNACGFYSFSKVLGLGSDSWVYPNASDPEFGSLTRSYIYCLYWSTLTLTTIGETPPPVRDEEYLFLIFDFLVGVLIFASIVGNVGAMISNMNATRATFQSRVDTLKHYMQFRHVSKVLEQRVIRWFDYLWTNQKTIDEQEVLRSLPNKLRAEIAINVHLDTLKKVRIFQDCEAGLLVELVLKLRPQVFSPGDYICRKGDVGKEMYIIKDGQLAVVGEDGATQFAVLTSGSCFGEISILNISGSKMGNRRTANIRSLGYSDLFCLSKQDLMEALLEFPHARAQLEKRGRDILQKEGLLEEVNVSAGEELEEKVERLETSLDRLQTCLARLQSEFNSSQLRLKQRITTLEHNVTTVVTGSGFLSDGNESVFGGDGVRSEINIRL, from the exons ATGTGCAGTATGACAGGTCCAGTGCAGGATTCACACAGGCTGTCTGTGAAAAcatggacagaggaggagagtgacCGAGCTGACAGCACActcagcag AGCACAATCGATGTGTGATGACACTTCCTCAGAGCTTCAGAGAATGGCGGCCATTGAAAGAAGAGATATTAATTCCCAGAATTCCTTGCATGGGCGAGGTGCTCTGTCCAG GATAGTTAGTATGGTGATGACTCTGAGAGAATGGGCGCAGAAGAGTTTGGCTGACGAGACCGAGCGACCAGATTCCTTCTTGGAACGTTTCAGAGGTCCCACCGACACGGACATACAAGCTCCGCCGAGCAGGTTCAGCCACAACCAAACTGGCTCTGATATGGATCATGAAATCAGACGCTCTAGGCGCAC GTGGAGGAAGTGTAATGTCCAGGTCTTATCACCATCTGATGATGCATACTACCACTGGCTGATAGTGATTGGTGCTGCGGTTTTTTATAACTGGACCCTACTGGTTGTCAG GGCCTGTTTCGATGAGCTTCAGATGAGGAATGTGTTGATGTGGCTGATACTGGACTACATCTGTGATGGAGTCTATATACTGGATATAGCCATTCGTCTCCACACAG GTTTCTTGGATCAAGGCTTGATGGTGAAAGACATGCGGCGTCTGAGAGAATCCTACATTCGAACGTTGCAGTGTAAACTTGACATTGTCTCCATCCTTCCGACTGACCTCCTGTACCTGGCCGTTGGAATGAGCTACACTCCTCTTCTTCGATTCAACCGGCTACTGCGTCTGCCACGTCTGTTTGAGTGGTTTGAACGTACAGAGACACGAACGGGCTACCCCAATGCTTTCCGAATTTGTAAGCTGGTTCTGTACATCCTGGTGATCATCCACTGGAACGCCTGTGGATTCTACAGTTTCTCCAAGGTCCTCGGATTGGGCTCTGATTCTTGGGTTTATCCCAATGCATCAGATCCTGAGTTTGGCTCCCTGACCAGAAGTTACATATACTGTCTGTACTGGTCCACTCTGACACTGACCACCATTGGAGAGACACCTCCTCCTGTTAGAGATGAGGAATATTTGTTCCTGATATTTGACTTTCTA GTTGGTGTTCTGATATTTGCCTCCATTGTGGGTAATGTTGGAGCCATGATCTCCAATATGAATGCCACGAGAGCAACCTTTCAGAGTCGCGTAGATACCCTGAAACACTACATGCAATTCAGGCATGTAAGCAAAGTGCTAGAGCAGCGCGTCATCCGCTGGTTTGATTACCTCTGGACCAATCAGAAGACAATAGACGAACAGGAAGTGCTGAGGAGCCTGCCCAATAAACTGAGAGCAGAGATTGCTATTAACGTTCACCTGGACACGCTGAAGAAG GTGCGTATTTTCCAGGACTGTGAGGCAGGCCTCCTTGTAGAATTGGTATTAAAACTTCGACCGCAGGTTTTCAGTCCTGGAGACTACATCTGTAGAAAG ggAGATGTGGGTAAGGAGATGTACATAATTAAAGATGGCCAGCTGGCAGTGGTGGGGGAGGATGGAGCCACCCAGTTTGCTGTTCTGACATCTGGAAGCTGCTTTGGAGAAATCAGCATCCTGAACATCAGTGGCAGCAAGATGGGGAACCGACGTACGGCTAACATTCGCAGTCTGGGATACTCTGACCTGTTCTGCCTTTCCAAACAAGACCTGATGGAAGCGCTTCTGGAGTTCCCCCACGCCAGGGCCCAGCTGGAGAAGAGGGGGCGGGACATCCTGCAGAAGGAGGGGCTTCTTGAGGAAGTAAATGTGTCTGCAGGGGAGGAGCTTGAGGAGAAGGTGGAGAGGCTAGAAACCAGTCTGGACCGGCTACAG ACGTGTTTGGCCCGTCTGCAGAGTGAGTTCAACTCTTCCCAGCTTCGACTGAAACAGCGAATCACCACCCTCGAACACAACGTCACCACAGTGGTCACAGGCAGCGGGTTCCTGTCAGACGGCAACGAAAGTGTTTTTGGTGGTGACGGTGTGCGCAGTGAAATCAACATCCGGCTATGA
- the LOC115015169 gene encoding cyclic nucleotide-gated cation channel-like isoform X2: protein MTGPVQDSHRLSVKTWTEEESDRADSTLSRAQSMCDDTSSELQRMAAIERRDINSQNSLHGRGALSRIVSMVMTLREWAQKSLADETERPDSFLERFRGPTDTDIQAPPSRFSHNQTGSDMDHEIRRSRRTWRKCNVQVLSPSDDAYYHWLIVIGAAVFYNWTLLVVRACFDELQMRNVLMWLILDYICDGVYILDIAIRLHTGFLDQGLMVKDMRRLRESYIRTLQCKLDIVSILPTDLLYLAVGMSYTPLLRFNRLLRLPRLFEWFERTETRTGYPNAFRICKLVLYILVIIHWNACGFYSFSKVLGLGSDSWVYPNASDPEFGSLTRSYIYCLYWSTLTLTTIGETPPPVRDEEYLFLIFDFLVGVLIFASIVGNVGAMISNMNATRATFQSRVDTLKHYMQFRHVSKVLEQRVIRWFDYLWTNQKTIDEQEVLRSLPNKLRAEIAINVHLDTLKKVRIFQDCEAGLLVELVLKLRPQVFSPGDYICRKGDVGKEMYIIKDGQLAVVGEDGATQFAVLTSGSCFGEISILNISGSKMGNRRTANIRSLGYSDLFCLSKQDLMEALLEFPHARAQLEKRGRDILQKEGLLEEVNVSAGEELEEKVERLETSLDRLQTCLARLQSEFNSSQLRLKQRITTLEHNVTTVVTGSGFLSDGNESVFGGDGVRSEINIRL, encoded by the exons ATGACAGGTCCAGTGCAGGATTCACACAGGCTGTCTGTGAAAAcatggacagaggaggagagtgacCGAGCTGACAGCACActcagcag AGCACAATCGATGTGTGATGACACTTCCTCAGAGCTTCAGAGAATGGCGGCCATTGAAAGAAGAGATATTAATTCCCAGAATTCCTTGCATGGGCGAGGTGCTCTGTCCAG GATAGTTAGTATGGTGATGACTCTGAGAGAATGGGCGCAGAAGAGTTTGGCTGACGAGACCGAGCGACCAGATTCCTTCTTGGAACGTTTCAGAGGTCCCACCGACACGGACATACAAGCTCCGCCGAGCAGGTTCAGCCACAACCAAACTGGCTCTGATATGGATCATGAAATCAGACGCTCTAGGCGCAC GTGGAGGAAGTGTAATGTCCAGGTCTTATCACCATCTGATGATGCATACTACCACTGGCTGATAGTGATTGGTGCTGCGGTTTTTTATAACTGGACCCTACTGGTTGTCAG GGCCTGTTTCGATGAGCTTCAGATGAGGAATGTGTTGATGTGGCTGATACTGGACTACATCTGTGATGGAGTCTATATACTGGATATAGCCATTCGTCTCCACACAG GTTTCTTGGATCAAGGCTTGATGGTGAAAGACATGCGGCGTCTGAGAGAATCCTACATTCGAACGTTGCAGTGTAAACTTGACATTGTCTCCATCCTTCCGACTGACCTCCTGTACCTGGCCGTTGGAATGAGCTACACTCCTCTTCTTCGATTCAACCGGCTACTGCGTCTGCCACGTCTGTTTGAGTGGTTTGAACGTACAGAGACACGAACGGGCTACCCCAATGCTTTCCGAATTTGTAAGCTGGTTCTGTACATCCTGGTGATCATCCACTGGAACGCCTGTGGATTCTACAGTTTCTCCAAGGTCCTCGGATTGGGCTCTGATTCTTGGGTTTATCCCAATGCATCAGATCCTGAGTTTGGCTCCCTGACCAGAAGTTACATATACTGTCTGTACTGGTCCACTCTGACACTGACCACCATTGGAGAGACACCTCCTCCTGTTAGAGATGAGGAATATTTGTTCCTGATATTTGACTTTCTA GTTGGTGTTCTGATATTTGCCTCCATTGTGGGTAATGTTGGAGCCATGATCTCCAATATGAATGCCACGAGAGCAACCTTTCAGAGTCGCGTAGATACCCTGAAACACTACATGCAATTCAGGCATGTAAGCAAAGTGCTAGAGCAGCGCGTCATCCGCTGGTTTGATTACCTCTGGACCAATCAGAAGACAATAGACGAACAGGAAGTGCTGAGGAGCCTGCCCAATAAACTGAGAGCAGAGATTGCTATTAACGTTCACCTGGACACGCTGAAGAAG GTGCGTATTTTCCAGGACTGTGAGGCAGGCCTCCTTGTAGAATTGGTATTAAAACTTCGACCGCAGGTTTTCAGTCCTGGAGACTACATCTGTAGAAAG ggAGATGTGGGTAAGGAGATGTACATAATTAAAGATGGCCAGCTGGCAGTGGTGGGGGAGGATGGAGCCACCCAGTTTGCTGTTCTGACATCTGGAAGCTGCTTTGGAGAAATCAGCATCCTGAACATCAGTGGCAGCAAGATGGGGAACCGACGTACGGCTAACATTCGCAGTCTGGGATACTCTGACCTGTTCTGCCTTTCCAAACAAGACCTGATGGAAGCGCTTCTGGAGTTCCCCCACGCCAGGGCCCAGCTGGAGAAGAGGGGGCGGGACATCCTGCAGAAGGAGGGGCTTCTTGAGGAAGTAAATGTGTCTGCAGGGGAGGAGCTTGAGGAGAAGGTGGAGAGGCTAGAAACCAGTCTGGACCGGCTACAG ACGTGTTTGGCCCGTCTGCAGAGTGAGTTCAACTCTTCCCAGCTTCGACTGAAACAGCGAATCACCACCCTCGAACACAACGTCACCACAGTGGTCACAGGCAGCGGGTTCCTGTCAGACGGCAACGAAAGTGTTTTTGGTGGTGACGGTGTGCGCAGTGAAATCAACATCCGGCTATGA
- the LOC115014593 gene encoding calnexin-like, whose product MEISLVLLCMMLVAGVTPVSAAAQPGIIESLLLATNQRPWLWGVYVFTVGLPAILFISFMWPDKRFGPPDQPYYYKKSDDSQPDDPEFSQQTETVDIKGTADRVGTRRRDTHGNQRKCDLDLKDR is encoded by the exons ATGGAGATCAGCTTGGTGTTGCTGTGCATGATGCTGGTAGCCGGTGTGACACCTGTGTCTGCTGCAGCACAG CCGGGTATCATAGAGAGCCTTCTATTGGCTACCAACCAGCGTCCCTGGCTCTGGGGTGTCTATGTCTTCACTGTTGGACTTCCTGCCATTCTCTTCATCAGCTTCATGTGGCCTGACAAG aGATTTGGGCCCCCTGATCAACCGTATTACTATAAGAAGTCGGATGATTCTCAACCAGATGATCCTGAGTTCTcacagcagacagagacagtggaTATCAAAg GAACAGCTGACAGAGTCGGAACAAGGAGGAGAGACACTCATGGTAACCAGAGGAAGTGTGACTTAGACCTGAAG gatcgTTAA